DNA sequence from the Lycium ferocissimum isolate CSIRO_LF1 unplaced genomic scaffold, AGI_CSIRO_Lferr_CH_V1 ctg15711, whole genome shotgun sequence genome:
atgggtttgggccatggccatattggccggccacccttgtttctttgggccttgttttcttattttttttttggcccaattcttcatgaatcatattttgcaattcccgaaacaatttctaaaattccaattttgcccttaggccttctccattgtttccgcattcaggtttccataaccggcatacacatactaagaaaaatccaaacttggccTTATTCTACAAGTCAAGgtaaattccaagttttccaaatacgcaaaattgccggatataacaataaccatgagtaaccaaatacagtctaaaataatttccaagacttaatatgttaatcacaacgaaccatcatttacaagccaacagtagtcaaatcagatttttcttccgaatatcactcgggaacatatcaaactcaactttagaaatcatagttacgtatcggaatcataagtgtACGAATCTGCGTTTCAGAcgtagtaaataaatatatactcgGAGGTCGGAAAGgtaatcatattaagttctttaaaaaaccatcagaactatacagaagaaagtcgcgggacccacggacgagcgtcaacccaatccgggtccgcctatgaaaatcatagtcatcatatgttaccaaatcattattacaaactcaaagaTAAGTAAAGCGTCGTACTTCAAATCGGAATACTAGTCATGTCATATCCttccaaaagtcgtcagaagtacttaaggagagtcgcggggcccgcggaggggtgtcgacccgagccgggcccgcctagggaaaacatagtcatcatacatcattgaatcatttttgagcatatcgaagcgatccggttctatCCGTGAAAGTttcggacgttcgtagttttcggaatcatttaagaacaaaactcttttaagaaccaacttttatgcaacttttgaaacttagtcatacaaaagacataggaaccaatatttcatcatatcatgcatacgaagaccaagaaacaaataagaatcacagacatggtcggatcgcgagagtagaatttcctcgaggctcgtgtcatagcctatttacgactaaagcatgccaaaagaaggaagggttgcgctttacatacctcgtctgctctccaagctaatccaaactccaacctatgtctcggactctcgaggtctacataacatcaataaatgccaatgtcaactataggtatttaagagttcatttcaaactaacacgtaattctacgaaaatttgggcggatcttccccgtaaatacaccaacccacGAGATTTCaacggccaaattcatcaacaacaacaccaacaaccaaactacaacatcaataagcaattcaaaatgcattctaacattaaatacacttttctatataattcaatcaccttcataatattccaatatactcacttcaactacttacattcaaatcgatatcaacgtttatacatgcGATTCTTAATCAAAAACCATTCaaccaatattcaagaacgctttaaacaattcacacaattttccaaacaatcAAACAACTCTCCATTTCACCGAATTTTCcacaaacccgagaacaacatgatCCACattttctcttccaaattcatgaattacactaataatccacccGTTAGCAATGcaatttccataactacaaaaattacataaaattcacattaacttccaaatcaacccacaaccaacacaacatcactttgagtcatttaaacttgcattttcatcctaaaatccataacgacgacaacaaaataataacgacgatttgttcattcctaACTACACCAAAggaggaccattcggccaaccccacacacatatacaaagatgattttcattctttccttcacactacaacaatcaaaacatgctaactaacattaattcattacttccaaCACAATATTCACATACTCGGCCAAACACCACctacacaacttcaacttcaacgtgatttctatcatgaatttcttccattttagcatactaaaacacatataaaccattcataacacataaaacaagattaaaactcacctttcttcttcaactccacaaataAGCTAGGGTTtacgatctacacaacggatgaTTGGATgaccgaacaacacttccacgttacttagggacctgcaaattagtgggtttacatcaaggaaataattttgggatggctcaatttggtcTTCACTTTTCTCTTTCTTGGCCAAAGAGGCCCTTTAGTGTTCATCCaagttcctctttttttttctaagtgttggaatgaagaaaatgactaagtggtcatcctttatactcctagatgattcatccaagtgtccatggcccacacatgggttggaccaattaaatttgaccacaaaaatgtgtgggaccatctaccatccacacggccaacatggcttgttttggatgatttccaactttcacttattccatttttggtcccaaattttcctagttgttccatgccaacaaattcatgaacaagttAGGTCTTAatacaaaatcgaaggtcaaaagtctcgactttgcatcccggaatggttttgtctccaacctatcataatgtgcaaaaatgcgggatataacagttataATTTCaacgatgccggtaaagagaaaagcaacaaccgcccaaaagggcaaaacagtgACAGGAAGGCGGGTTGAACAATAGTCTCCGGTAgatatagaagagggtgagtcccacAATGAGGCTCCGTCTCATACCTCTCATACCCCGCCGATTTCGGAGTAGCATGAAGGGCTCCGAGCTCCGACTCCGGTGCCTGGGTCCCTCCGCCGGTACTTCGGGTCCGGCtagatgaccgaggctattcagtgGTTGACTCAGATAGTTttcgctcaggctcagcggcagagtgCGGGTCTGGGTGATAGAGCCACTAGTGCcagagcccatgattttatgagtttgaacccgCCAGAATTTTTCTGATCAAAGCTGGATGAAGTCCCGTAGGGTTTTACAGATGAAGTGTTAAGGAcgctgaggattatacatgcttcagatacagagtcagtggagttggcgtcCTATAGGTTGCGGGATGTCGCCGTGCTATGGTACAACAATTGGATAGCtttaaagaaggaaaatgcatctcctccagtttggcaggaattcgtagatgcttttatccgtcactatttgccacccgaggttcgaagaGCCCGAGCTAAAAGGTTCTTGAAtttaaagcaagaaaatatgagtgctcggaaGTATAGTCTTCGCTTCAATTTATTGGCccggtatgctccgactatggtggccgacatgggagaccgAATACATCGATTcatgagtggcttagggccacatttgatcaaGGATTTCTTGACCGCTTCACTCCAAGAAGGGATGGATATCTCTCGTATTCAAGCTCACGCTCAGAATTTAGAAAAGCAGCAACAGCagcaaaggggtgagcgcgatattgatagagggcagagcaagagggccagatctgccgtTGCTAGTAGTGGGTATAGAGGGGGCATGAGGCAACAATATTCCAGATATTCGGTCCAAtccgcgactagtgcacctcctcgatttgcaggCAGGAGAATTGATCGCCCCGTTTATTCTGgtccgggtcagagttcgagagtctCAGGTcctcagtttggaggtgattcTGGTCAAGAGAGACCACCGGTACCACGATGTAGCCAGTGCAGTATATTACATTCGAGCCAGTGTCGCCGtggctcagatgcttgttacGCCTGTGGTCAGACTGGGCACATGATGTGTGATTATCCCtcgatgggtggtagagttggggcccAGCCTAGAGGATCAGCAGCCAGCTCTTCTTCGTCCGTGTACCccgtagggcagactccccaggcTTCAGCAGGCTGTGGTAGGGGCAGAGAGGTAGCACCTAGTTCAGGTGGCCCTCAGCCTTGtatttatgcattagccggacgacaggatcttgagtcctccctggatgtggttacaggtatactatccatattctcccATAATGTTTATACAGTGATTGACCCGGGTTCTACCTTTTCGTATATTACTCTGTATATTACTGATCGTACTGGGgggaaacccgagccaattaaacctttcgaggtatctactccggttagTGATCTAGTAATAACCAGACAAGCATACGAAAATTGTGTGGCTGTGGTATGTAATCGCCAGACCACagttgatttgattgagctagaaatgttagattttgatatgattatgggcatggattggttggcctcttgttatgctaatgtggattgtagaatgaaaatagttcgGTTTCAATTTCCAGGCGAAccaatgcttgaatggaaaggtaacacagcgTCCCCAAGGGGCAGGTTTATCTcatatctcaaggcaagaaagatgattgctaaaggctatatttatcttctagtccgagttcatgacatcGAAGAACAGCCGCCGACTTTCCAATCCGTCCCGATAGTATATGAGATtctggatgtatttccagatgaaatTTCAGGTCTTCCCTTTGGAACGGgaaattgatttttccattgatgtgctgccggacaccgagcctatatctattcctccttacagaatggctccggcagaattgaaagagctaaaggcacaactgaaagatttgctcgagaagggatttattaggcctagttcatcactatggggagcacccgtcttatttgtaagaaagaaagagggcTCCCtatgaatgtgcattgattatagacagttgaacaaggtgacaatcaagaataaatatccactttcgagaatcgacgatttgtttgatcaattccaaggtgccaagtggttcttaaagattgacttgagatcggggtatcaccaagtgagagtcaagGAGGAAGACATTTCGAAAACGGCTtttagaactagatatggtcattatgaatttcgggtgatgtcatttgggtttaCTAACGCTccggcagtatttatgaatttgattaaTAATGTATataggccttttctagatctattcgtgatcgtgttcatcgatgatattctagtatactcacggtcagaagcagagcatgaaGATCATCTACGTCGTcattggaattcttcggactcgagatttatatgcaaaattttcaaaatgtgagttttgctGAATTCTCGTGACTTTTAAGCCATATTATCTCGGTGATGGTATTCGTAGATACTCAAAAAAGATTGAGAAatctgtgaagacttggccaaggcctacaacacctacagaggttcgtagctttttgggattagcaggctattatagaagatttgtggaagggttctcttctatttcggcaccattaatgaagctaactcaaaaatcagcaaaatttcagtggactgatgcttgtgagcgcagttttcaggaattaaaagatagattgacttcagctccagtcctgacacttccagaaggaccagatgggtatgttgtttattgtgatgcctccggtgtcggattgggctgtgtgttaatgcagcacggtaaagtcattgcctatgcttccaggcagttgaggaaacatgagaagaattatccgacccatgatcttgaattggctgcggttattcatgcactgaagatatggagacactatttgtacggtgttcatgttgatatctatacagatcataagagcctccaatatatcttcaaacaaaaggagttgaatctccaatagaggcgatggttagagttatcgaaagactatgatgtgagtatacTACATCATCCGGGGAAAGTAAATGTGGTGGCCGATGTGcttagccgtaaatccatgggcagtctATGTAATGTTCAGCtagaaaagaaggaattaattagTGAGCTTCACCAGTTAGCTGGCCTAGGAGTTcttttaattgattcaggcaatgtaGGAGTTGGTATTCATAACCccagctgtttcatccttagatatggaggtaaGAGAGTGTTAgtatgaagatccccagttgagtcactatagagatacatttccgaagaaagagaagtcaccatttgaagtttttgcagatggagttctcaagTATCGAGGCAGGCTGTGTGTGCCAGATATGGCAGGACTACGTCGTCAGATTCtgaaagaagctcattactcccgttattctattcacacaggagcgacaaagatgttgtcacacccttaatccgctagggtgtgatgggcacccgacccttacctagggccgagcgaacccgctgaccttcgtga
Encoded proteins:
- the LOC132042502 gene encoding uncharacterized protein LOC132042502, coding for MRQQYSRYSVQSATSAPPRFAGRRIDRPVYSGPGQSSRVSGPQFGGDSGQERPPVPRCSQCSILHSSQCRRGSDACYACGQTGHMMCDYPSMGGRVGAQPRGSAASSSSSVYPVGQTPQASAGCGRGREVAPSSGGPQPLIDPGSTFSYITLYITDRTGGKPEPIKPFE